In Pyrus communis chromosome 1, drPyrComm1.1, whole genome shotgun sequence, the following are encoded in one genomic region:
- the LOC137714589 gene encoding probable Histone-lysine N-methyltransferase ATXR5 yields the protein MAPATSSSAAAAAPAQRLIRFNRRTSAPRQRSPPGSPPPKKMKPMAEIMAKAKFTVVERGDYSDITCEHCRSGDRSDELLLCDKCDRGFHMKCLRPIVAIVPIGSWLCPSCSGHRRVRSFSQKKIIDFFRIQKHSDHDPKDKCASPQDTRKRRRRSGSLVLQKRRRRILPFVSSEDPAQRLKQMGSLASALTALHMEFSDDLTYMPGMAHRSANQSKFEDGGMQILSKEDTETLELCRAMCKRGECPPLTVAFDSREGFTVEADEQIKDMTFIAEYTGDVDYIKHRENDDCDSMMTLLLATEPSKSLVICPDKRGNIARFINGINNHTLEGKKKQNCKCVRYSVNGECRVFLVATRDIAKGERLYYDYNGYEQEYPTQHFL from the exons ATGGCTCCGGCCACCTCCTCCTCGGCGGCGGCTGCGGCTCCAGCTCAGCGGCTTATCCGCTTCAACCGGAGGACATCGGCTCCGCGCCAGCGTTCGCCGCCCGGGTCACCGCCGCCGAAGAAGATGAAGCCTATGGCCGAGATAATGGCGAAGGCTAAATTCACGGTGGTGGAGAGAGGCGATTACAGCGACATTACCTGCGAGCATTGTAGGTCGGGTGACCGATCCGACGAGCTGCTTCTCTGCGACAAATGCGATAGAGGCTTCCACATGAAATGCCTCCGGCCTATCGTCGCCATTGTCCCCATTGGATCATGGCTCTGCCCTTCCTGCTCCGGACACAGACGAGTAAGAA GTTTCTCgcagaaaaaaattattgattttttcCGGATTCAGAAACATAGTGATCATGATCCCAAAGACAAATGTGCGTCTCCTCAAG ATACCAGAAAACGCCGGAGGCGTTCAGGATCGTTAGTGTTgcaaaagagaagaagaagaatacttCCATTTGTTTCATCAGAAGATCCTGCTCAAAGGCTGAAACAAATGGGTTCCTTGGCTTCTGCTTTAACAGCATTGCACATGGAATTCAGTGACGATCTCACTTACATGCCCGGAATGGCTCATAGATCTGCAAATCAGTCCAAGTTTGAAGATGGTGGCATGCAG ATTCTTTCCAAGGAAGATACCGAGACATTGGAGCTTTGCAGAGCCATGTGTAAAAGAGGCGAATGCCCTCCTCTTACAGTAGCTTTTGATTCACGCGAAGG ttTTACGGTAGAGGCTGATGAGCAGATCAAGGATATGACTTTTATTGCTGAATACACGGGTGATGTTGATTACATTAAGCATCGGGAAAATGACGATTGTGACAGTATGATGACCCTTCTGTTAGCAACTGAACCATCTAAAAGTCTTGTCATCTGCCCTGATAAACGTGGAAACATCGCTCGATTTATCAACGGCATCAACAATCATACCCt GGAAGGTAAAAAGAAGCAGAATTGTAAATGTGTAAGATACAGTGTTAATGGTGAATGTCGGGTCTTTTTGGTTGCTACTCGTGATATTGCTAAAGGGGAGAGGCTATATTATGACTATAACGGATACGAGCAAGAATACCCTACTCAACATTTTCTCTGA